One genomic window of Manihot esculenta cultivar AM560-2 chromosome 16, M.esculenta_v8, whole genome shotgun sequence includes the following:
- the LOC110603452 gene encoding peptidyl-prolyl cis-trans isomerase FKBP13, chloroplastic isoform X1, giving the protein MNSLAFSVGNYTPKKLNIPICNHNTVEASNFKFKISCQSHENFVSPLTAEVKEIQALLKRREAMGVGFFTVFADVLLQPLPIAEAAEEAGVCELTVTPSGLAFCDKVVGTGPEAVKGQLIKILVQAHYVGKLENGKVFDSSYNRGKPLTFRIGVGEVIKGWDEGILGGDGVPPMQAGGKRILKLPPELGYGVRGAGCRGGSCIIPPDSVLLFDVEFIGK; this is encoded by the exons ATGAATTCATTGGCATTTTCAGTCGGAAATTATACTCCAAAAAAGCTCAACATACCCATTTGTAATCATAACACAGTAGAAGcatcaaatttcaaattcaaaatctcATGCCAAAGCCACGAAAACTTTGTTTCTCCATTAACTGCAGAAGTAAAGGAAATCCAAGCTTTGTTGAAGAGAAGAGAAGCAATGGGTGTTGGCTTCTTTACAGTTTTTGCTGACGTTTTATTGCAACCGCTGCCCATTGCAGAAGCAGCAGAAGAAGCAGGTGTATGTGAACTAACTGTAACACCTTCGGGCCTTGCTTTCTGCGACAAGGTTGTGGGGACAGGCCCTGAGGCTGTCAAGGGACAACTCATCAAG ATATTAGTGCAGGCACATTAtgttggaaaattggagaacgGCAAGGTTTTCGACAGCAGTTACAATCGAGGAAAGCCTCTCACGTTTCGTATAGGTGTTGGTGAG GTCATCAAAGGCTGGGATGAAGGTATTCTAGGTGGTGACGGAGTTCCTCCTATGCAAGCTG GAGGAAAACGAATCTTGAAGCTTCCTCCAGAGCTTGGATATGGCGTCAGAGGGGCTGGCTGCAGAGGAG GGTCATGCATCATTCCTCCAGATTCAGTTCTCCTATTTGATGTGGAGTTTATTGGGAAATGA
- the LOC110603246 gene encoding zinc finger MYM-type protein 1 — MGKNAPGNNQLNSPTIQRDIIECCAMETRKIILNELGEKKFALLVDEARDCSIKEQVSLVLRFVNGKGMVLEHFLGLVHVNETSAKVLKNTIDTFFAKHDLSLAKLRGQGYDGAANMSGEFNGLKTLILKENKNAHYIHCFAHQLQLVVVTASYESESVCDFFETLSMIVNTIGASCKRNDSLREIHNEKVLNQVEMGEISTGRGQNQEISLARPGDTHWGSHYTTIVRLFDMWNSVERVLLAINKLDFGNYKYPIKDSTSKRSKYRICTQYD, encoded by the exons ATGGGAAAGAATGCTCCAGGAAATAATCAATTGAATTCTCCTACGATTCAAAGGGATATTATTGAATGTTGTGCAATGGAAACGAGAAAGATCATATTGAATGAGCTAGGGGAGAAGAAGTTTGCTCTTTTGGTTGATGAAGCCCGAGATTGTTCAATAAAGGAGCAAGTGTCTTTGGTGTTGAGATTTGTTAATGGCAAAGGAATGGTTTTGGAACATTTTCTTGGATTGGTTCATGTGAATGAGACTTCTGCAAAAGTTCTAAAAAATACTATTGATACTTTTTTTGCCAAGCATGATTTATCACTTGCAAAACTCAGAGGGCAAGGTTACGATGGAGCTGCAAACATGAGCGGTGAATTTAATGGGTTAAAAACACTCATtctaaaagaaaacaaaaatgcaCATTATATTCATTGTTTTGCCCATCAACTTCAGTTAGTTGTTGTGACTGCTTCATATGAATCAGAGAGTGtatgtgatttctttgaaaCATTGTCAATGATAGTGAATACAATTGGAGCTTCGTGCAAAAGAAATGATTCTCTTCGAGAAATACACAATGAGAAAGTGTTGAATCAAGTGGAGATGGGTGAGATTTCAACTGGAAGAGGTCAGAATCAAGAAATAAGTTTAGCTCGGCCTGGTGATACACATTGGGGTTCTCACTACACAACAATAGTTAGACTTTTTGACATGTGGAATTCAGTTGAAAGAGTGTTGTTGGCAATAAACAAACTAG ATTTTGGGAATTACAAATACCCTATCAAAGATTCTACAAGCAAGAGATCAAAATATAGGATATGCACTCAATATGATTAA
- the LOC110603452 gene encoding peptidyl-prolyl cis-trans isomerase FKBP13, chloroplastic isoform X2 — translation MNSLAFSVGNYTPKKLNIPICNHNTVEASNFKFKISCQSHENFVSPLTAEVKEIQALLKRREAMGVGFFTVFADVLLQPLPIAEAAEEAGVCELTVTPSGLAFCDKVVGTGPEAVKGQLIKAHYVGKLENGKVFDSSYNRGKPLTFRIGVGEVIKGWDEGILGGDGVPPMQAGGKRILKLPPELGYGVRGAGCRGGSCIIPPDSVLLFDVEFIGK, via the exons ATGAATTCATTGGCATTTTCAGTCGGAAATTATACTCCAAAAAAGCTCAACATACCCATTTGTAATCATAACACAGTAGAAGcatcaaatttcaaattcaaaatctcATGCCAAAGCCACGAAAACTTTGTTTCTCCATTAACTGCAGAAGTAAAGGAAATCCAAGCTTTGTTGAAGAGAAGAGAAGCAATGGGTGTTGGCTTCTTTACAGTTTTTGCTGACGTTTTATTGCAACCGCTGCCCATTGCAGAAGCAGCAGAAGAAGCAGGTGTATGTGAACTAACTGTAACACCTTCGGGCCTTGCTTTCTGCGACAAGGTTGTGGGGACAGGCCCTGAGGCTGTCAAGGGACAACTCATCAAG GCACATTAtgttggaaaattggagaacgGCAAGGTTTTCGACAGCAGTTACAATCGAGGAAAGCCTCTCACGTTTCGTATAGGTGTTGGTGAG GTCATCAAAGGCTGGGATGAAGGTATTCTAGGTGGTGACGGAGTTCCTCCTATGCAAGCTG GAGGAAAACGAATCTTGAAGCTTCCTCCAGAGCTTGGATATGGCGTCAGAGGGGCTGGCTGCAGAGGAG GGTCATGCATCATTCCTCCAGATTCAGTTCTCCTATTTGATGTGGAGTTTATTGGGAAATGA
- the LOC110603247 gene encoding LOW QUALITY PROTEIN: ATP synthase subunit alpha, chloroplastic (The sequence of the model RefSeq protein was modified relative to this genomic sequence to represent the inferred CDS: inserted 1 base in 1 codon; substituted 8 bases at 8 genomic stop codons): protein MVTIRVNKLSNIIHKLLYESLQTELIAIDLMISIGHGQXKXIIGDRXTDKIAVVTRYNSQLVNXKIXCVYVAIRQKASSTAQIVITLQERRAMEYIIIVAEIADSPTTLXYLTLYIRATLAXYFMYHEQXTLIIYDDLSKXVQVYCQMPLLLQRPSGRETSIGDVFYLHSRLLERVTKLSFSLVRGSNSHQAAI, encoded by the exons ATGGTAACTATTCGAGTAAACAAACTTAGTAATATTATCCATAAAT TATTATATGAGTCTCTTCAAACAGAACTTATTGCTATTGATTTGATGATCTCTATAGGACATGGTCAATGAAAATGAATTATTGGGGACAGATAGACTGATAAAATAGCAGTAGTCACTAGATACAATTCTCAATTAGTAA ACAAAATATAATGTGTTTATGTAGCTATTAGGCAAAAAGCATCTTCTACGGCTCAAATAGTGATTACTTTACAGGAAAGAAGGGCAATGGAGTACATTATTATAGTAGCTGAAATAGCGGATTCTCCGACTACATTATAATACCTCACCCTTTATATAAGAGCAACTCTGGCTTAATATTTTATGTACCATGAACaataaactttaattatttatgatgATCTCTCTAAATAAGTGCAAGTTTATTGCCAAATGCCTCTTCTATTACAAAGACCATCCGGTCGTGAAACTTCTATAGGAGATGTCTTTTATTTACATTCACGCCTTTTGGAAAGAGTCACTAAATTAAGTTTTTCATTAGTACGAGGTTCTAATTCTCATCAGGCagctatttaa